The Alkalihalophilus pseudofirmus nucleotide sequence CGCTTTATCTGCATTAGCAAGCAAAGTCTTTAAACTAATACTATTACTGTTTGGATAAGAAACAATTCCTATACTTGCTGACAGTTTACATTTATCTAATTCGTTAGTCCATGTATTTAAATAGTTAAGTAAACGTTCTGCCTGTTTACACACTTCTTTTTTATTTGAAATGTAAGGGAGATTAACGATAAATTCATCGCCCCCTAATCTTACTGCAAATGCATCAGATTGTTCTTTTATAAATTCATTAAGCTTAAAAGCAACTTCTTTTAATAAAAGGTCGCCAGTTTCATGCCCATATATATCATTTACACTTTTAAACCCATCTAAATCTAAAAAAAATAGTGTTCCCTCGGATTCAACGTTTGTTTCAAAGTGTTTATAGAGGTACTGCCTGTTATATAATCCAGTTAAAGAATCTCTATAAGCTAGGCGCTCTAACTCTAACCAATAAGAAAACATTTTAGCAATTCGTTGGAGCATATTAATATTTTGCTTATCAAAATGTGTGTCTTCATGATGAGCCACACACAATGTCCCAAACACGTTTCCATCAATGAGGTAGATTGGGATTCCCAGATAGGATTTAATATTGACTTCAACAAGTGCTTCTTCCAGGTCACCCAGCCAATCTTCTTTATTTAAGTCCTCATAAATTAAAGGCCTGTTATTTTCAAAATTTACTCGATGACATAAAGTCTCATTAAGGTCTATAACCATTCCTTCAGATATTAGTATCTCTGTATTTGTGTCTGATAACTTGAGTATGGTTTGCTGTTTATCGTTTAAAGCGTTTAAATAAATTAGTTTGCCAGGCATAATTTGTTTTGCTAAGTCTAATAGCTCTTTAGCTAGATCATCAAAATTTTTATACAGCTGTATTTCATGTAATGGAATTCCCATAATACACCTCATAATTTAAAGATTATCTCGCTAGTAATTAGAAGATTATTCTAACTTAAAGAATATCATAATTTTTTATGGTTGGAAGAGAGGTATTAAAATAAAAAATCCAGCCACAACATATGTGGCTGGATTTTTGTTTTTTACCCTTCTTGTCTTGCACCGGCACTTTGGGCCTTCTCTTCTCTCATTTGTTTTAAGAAGCGGTGTGTCTCAGCGACAACAACGCCTGAGAGTCCAAGAAGACCAATTAAGTTCGGGATCGCCATTAGGCCATTCATAATATCAGCTACACCCCATACAACATCTAAGCTAGCACCAGCACCGACTGCTACAGCTAAAACGAATAACACTCGGTAGACAATAATCGAAGTTTGAGATCTAAATAAATAATAGAAACATTTCTCGCCGTAATAGGACCATCCTAAAATAGTTGAATAAGCAAAGAATACAAGACCTACAGCTACAACGACTGCACCAGCCGGCCCTAAGAAATATTCAAACGTCGCGGATGTTAATGCCGCACCAGTTTCGCCGCCTGTATATAAGTTACCCATGACAAGGGCAATACCCGTAATTGAACAAATAATGATCGTATCAATGAATACTTGAGTCATTGAAACAAGCGCTTGGCGTCCAGGATAATCGGTTTTAGCAGCAGCGGCAGCGATTGGAGCAGAACCTAGACCTGCTTCATTCGAGAATACACCACGAGCTACCCCGTATTGAATAACAACCCCGATAGCGCCGCCGGCTACAGCCTGACCAGTAAAGGCATCAGAGAAGATTAAGGCTACTGCACTAGGAACAAGTTCTACATTACCTAAAATTAAAATAAGTCCAGCTCCTACATAGAATAAAGCCATCAATGGAACGATAAAAGCAACGGCACGGCCGATACTGCGAATACCGCCAAGTAAAACAAGTCCTGTGAAAATCGCTAATAAAATACCTGTGATCCATGGATTAATACCCCAGTTGCTCTCAATAACAGCAGCTACTGAATTTGATTGAACAGTGTTCCCAATTCCAAATGCAGCAATGGCAGCCAAAACAGCAAATGTTACACCAAGCCATTTCATTTTCAGTCCTTTTTCGAGATAGTACATCGGACCGCCAGCCATTTGACCGTTTTTATCTTTTTCACGATACTTAACAGCTAAAATAGCCTCTGCATATTTTGTTGCCATCCCAAAAATCGCAGACAGCCACATCCAAAATACAGCACCAGGTCCCCCGATTACGACTGCGGTTGCTACCCCGGCAATGTTACCGGTACCGACAGTTGCGGCAAGAGCAGTCATTAATGATTGGAAATGGGAGATATCACCTTCTGAACTCTTATCTTGCTTTTTACTGAAAGCAAGTTTTAGAGCGTAAGGTAATGTTCTGAATTGAAGAAAAGCGAGACGAAATGTAAGATAAATACCCGTACCGACTAATAAAATAAGCAGCGGTGGACCCCATACAAAGCCACTAATTTCATTGATTGTCTGAATTAATCGGCTTTCTTCCATAATAAAACCCCCTTTTAGTTGCATTAATAGTATTAATATTCCGAAAATATACCGAGTTTGTCAAGCTAATAAAAAAATTTTGTCTGCAAGACAAGCTAGTTGTCATACTAGCAAGCAATTTGTCATCTATCAACTAGTTTGTAAGGTATTCTCACAATGCTAGTTTTCTAAAGCGAAAAGGGGTATGATGAATGGGTATGAATGACATAATGATAGCTTTTTAATTGAAATAGTTACATATAGTTAGGTGATGACAACATGGATATACAATTAACGATTCTAGGAACGATGCTCGCACTTTTTGTAACGATTGGCTTAATCCTGATTCGAGTCGCACCAGCCTATGCGATGATGGCAGGTGCTTTAATCGGCGGAGTTTTTGGCGGTGCTACTTTAGTTGAAACAGTCGGCCTAATGATTGGCGGAGCCGAAGGAATGGTCGGTGTTGTTTTACGTGTATTAGCAGCCGGTATTCTAGCTGGCGTGCTGATTGAATCAGGCGCAGCAAAGACGATTGCCGAGTCTATATTATATAAGCTCGGAGAAACGAAAGCGTTACTTGCCGTGTCCGGTGCAACGATGGTTTTAACAGGAGTCGGCGTGTTTATTGGCGTTGCTGTTTTAACAGTAGCACCAATCGCGCTTTCTATTGCTAAGCGAGCGAATTTGTCTAAGATGGCAGTACTCTTGGCGATTTCTGGCGGGGGCAAGGCTGGGAATATTATTTCTCCTAACCCAAATACAATAGCGGCAGCAGAGGCTTTCCAAGTGCCATTGACTTCTGTGATGTTTGTTGGAGTAGTACCAGCACTTTTTGGAATAGGTGCTACGTATATTTTGGCAAAAAGAATACGTAATGTCGGAGCGCCTGTTGATGATACTGAACTCTCAAGTGAGGTAAAAGGGGATTCTCCAAGCTTGGCAAAAGCCCTGACTGCACCAGGTGCAGCAATTGCTTTATTGCTTTTACAGCCATTGTTTGGCATCCATGTTGATCCGCTTTTTGCCCTTCCTATTGGGGGGATTGTTGGAGCACTCATTATGGGGAAAGGTAAACATTTAAATGCTTATATTACATCTGGTCTTGAAAAAATGGCAGGGGTGGCTATCTTATTATTAGGCACAGGAACATTAGCTGGTATTATCGCGCATTCCGCTTTGATTGAAGCCATCTTAAATGGGATTGATGCTTTGAGTTTACCTGCTTACTTCCTAGCGCCTATTGCAGGAATTACGATGTCAGCAGCCACTGGATCTACCGCTGCAGCGACAGCCGTAGCGGGTAATGTGTTTGCTCCGACCATTCTTGAACTTGGTATTCATGCCTTAGCAGGTGCTGCTATGGTCCATGCAGGAGCAACTGTTCTTGATCATATGCCTCATGGGACGTTTTTTCATATTACAAGAGCAAGTGTTGGTATGGCGATGAAAGAGCGCTTTAAGTTATTGCCTTATGAAACACTTGTTGGACTAGTCATTGTGATTGTTTCAACATTAATCTTTGGTGTGTTTGGATTCTTGTTTTTTAGTTGATGTGAACTGGGACTTGGTTGTGAATGAATAACTCACTTATTCCTTCGTACATACTAACAGTTGATAAAGATCAAGCGGTCTCTTTATCTAATACGAGGAGGTATGAAGATGAATAAGAACCCAAATCAAAAACAAAAACAACAGAACAGCCAAGAGAACATGCAATACCAAGGTCCATACGATGAGGTAGAGTTTTCAAAAGAATTTGCTGATTCAGAAGATCAAGAAGCAATGGCTCGCATGAAAGAAGCAGACGCAAGAGCTAGTCAAAAAAAGAAATAATATAAATGGGGGTGCCTTTCTTTATAAGCAGGAAGGCATCTTTTTATTTGTATCGAACATATAGTGAATGAAGATACATTTAAAAGATTTCACATGAAGTAAATTTGATGAAAAGGAGATCGATTAATGATCAATACCGCTATTTTTGCTCATCGTGGTGCTTCGAAGTTTTTTCCAGAGAATACGATGTCAGCCTTTGAAGCGGCACATTTATACGGAGCAGACGGGATAGAGTTTGACGTTCAGTTAAGTAAGGACCTTGTACCGGTGGTTATTCATGATGCGACGTTAGAGAGAACGACCAATGGATTAGGCAAGGTTAGTTCATATACGGTTGAACAATTAAAGAGTTTAAGTGCAGGAGAGTGGTTTGGTCCCCGTTTTAAAAATGAGGCGATTCCAACACTCGAGGAGGTACTGATCTGGGCAAGCGGAAGTGGAATGAAATTAAACATTGAACTAAAAGGGGCTATACATCAAAGAAATCATGTGATTCAGACGATTATTCCTTTAATTAAAGACTATCAGCTCATAGATAAAGTAATTCTCTCTTCATTTGATCACCGAGTCATTTACCAAGCGATACAGCACTCACCTGAGATTGAAACAGCTGTCATTGTGACTGCCGCGCTCCATGAGCCTGAGGAATATGTAAAACGTATCGTTGGAGCCCGGGGCTATCATTTTTTATCGCCGTTATTATTGGAGGAAGAAGCGAGAGAACTTATAAAGAGCGGTGTGAACATTAGACCTTATACCGTAAATGAAAGAGAACAGCTTGCTATATATATGAAGTGGGGGTGTCAAGGTGTGTTCACAGATGACCCTAAGCTTGCAATTGAGGTAAGAGAGCAGCTGAATTGTTAAATGCTGTAAGGATAAAAGTATTTTAACTTGTGGGATACTTTTGCGTCCTATATGCAGCGCTCCTGAGATATACTCCGCTAGCTAGTGAGCTTATGCCCTTCAAATGCTTTAAACACGGGCTATAGCAGATTGGCCGCTCCTGAACTATACTTCGCTTTCCGTGGTGAGCTGCTGAGCTTCCTCGGGCTTTAGCCCTGTGGGATCTCAGCCCTGCTCAAGGCACCACAGGAGTCTCCGTATAGTTCATCCGCTAAGTTTTTGCTTTTTCCAGAAATGCAATGGAATGATGTAGGAAGCTTAGTTCTAATTATAATTGCTTTCATCTGCGGCACTGTCCTTTAAGTTTAGATGCTGCTTATAATAAGGGCGCACCATGCAATATCCACGCTCCGTTGATTGGAGCGGAAGGCACCGACTCCAGCGGGATGTGTGTGACCAGGGGAGATCCCACAGGAGCGTAGCGACGAGGAAGCTCCCGGTCCGCCCGCGGAAAGCGTGTGCCTGCAGTGGAAATCAACAGCTGCTGCAGGGAGGTGTTTTCTTCAGTTGCCTCAAAAGTGTGGAGAAGAACGGAGACCTTGCATTAGCCAAGCAACGAGAAAGTCTCCCGGACCGCCCGCGGAAAGCGAGTGCCTGCAGTGGATATTAACCACTATTGCAGGGGACGAGCATATTAGTAATTAAACACTTGATTCCCATTTTATTTTATTTGTATTGACATTCGATCGTGGTCATACATATAATTCTATATAAGTCGAATGTGTAATTTTATAGTGTTGGAGGTGCAACATGGAGCCATTGAAGAAAATGACGTTTGTATCCTCACCTGTCATTGATTTATTAGCCAGTATGCTGAGAGTAGTCAATCATGAGCAGCTAAAGGAAACTGAGGGATTAGGCGGGCAGGTGACAAAAGAGATAGAAACATGGGCGCTTGAAACACGAAAGAAAGTACCTGAAGAAATGATGAAAGAGCTCGAAACGTTCTTTCACCATGAAAGTTACTTAGCAATCACATTAATACCCCTGATTATTAAGTATGAATTGTATAGTGATGTTCATTCGTTTCTTAGTGCATTGCACAATCTAGAGGATGAAGAACTGTATTATTATTTCATAAATACAGGATTTGGGCCTGACGAAGAGCTGACAACGTTTTCTGATCCGAGTGCAGTGATCTCTTTTTTGAATAAATTAAATGTTCCAGAAACAGAAAAATGGAAATTAAGTTATTTAATTTTTGATGGACCGAAAACAAAGCAGCGGTTAATTAAATTAATTGAACGTTTTTATTATCATTACTACGAATCGGTTGAGGCTCAGGTAGTCAAAGATCAACAAAAATGGATTGATACGATGACGGACTTTACCAACGAGAGAACGACGAACTACTTTAACACATTGAATAAACAATTTGTGATCAATGTAGAAGAGTGGGAGAAGGTCATTGTAACACCATCTTATTTTATGGATTTTTCAATGCTCTTTATGTCGATTAGAAAAATAAACCTCACTGCATATGTACCGGGAATCAGGCATATTGAAGTGCAGGATGTCGGCAGAGGGGAGAAAGAAACATTAGAGTCCATTCGTACCATGACAGATGAAAAGCGATTTAAGATGCTTCAGCTTCTTAATAAGCAGCCCATGTATGGTTATGAATTGGCCCAGCATTTAGACGTGTCGAACTCTACGATCTCTCATCACTTATCTGCTTTAGTAGCAAGACAATTTGTGCAGGCCACTAGGAGAGAAAACAAAGTGTATTATGAAGTAAATCAAGAAGAAATTAAGCAAGTAATTAGGTCATTAGAGCGTTTATTAATTAAATAGGTGAGACCAGTATTCATCTATTTTTTTGTAGTAATATTCGATCTGTGTCGTAAGAGACTTACAATTAAATTGAAAAGAGGTTGGCTGTAATGGCAGAGCTATCAGTGGAGAGAGAAGAGTCTGCAGTCGTTCGAGAACGTTCCTTAATGAAAGAGTACCGCTTTTTGCTGTTGTTTTTCACGCTGCTTGTTTCAAGTTTAAGTGTATCCTTTTTTATGGTAGCCACCAATTGGTATGTCGTAGATTATTTAGGTGTAGAAGTAATGCTTGGTATCGTCTTTTTTGCATCAAGTGTGCCGAGACTGATCTTTATGCTGATTGGCGGGGTCATCGCCGATCGAATGAGTAAAGCTTGGGTGATGTTTCTATCAGATTTCTTGAAAGGGCTTTTATTACTTGGTGTCATTGCTTTATTCCTTTTTGATTTATTTACGATCTGGCCGCTTGTTATCTTAGCTTTTATATTTGGTGTTCTTGATGCCTTTTTCTGGCCGGCAAGCGGTTCGATTTT carries:
- a CDS encoding sensor domain-containing diguanylate cyclase; the protein is MGIPLHEIQLYKNFDDLAKELLDLAKQIMPGKLIYLNALNDKQQTILKLSDTNTEILISEGMVIDLNETLCHRVNFENNRPLIYEDLNKEDWLGDLEEALVEVNIKSYLGIPIYLIDGNVFGTLCVAHHEDTHFDKQNINMLQRIAKMFSYWLELERLAYRDSLTGLYNRQYLYKHFETNVESEGTLFFLDLDGFKSVNDIYGHETGDLLLKEVAFKLNEFIKEQSDAFAVRLGGDEFIVNLPYISNKKEVCKQAERLLNYLNTWTNELDKCKLSASIGIVSYPNSNSISLKTLLANADKALYCSKSAGKNTYHFYSENV
- a CDS encoding alanine/glycine:cation symporter family protein, with protein sequence MEESRLIQTINEISGFVWGPPLLILLVGTGIYLTFRLAFLQFRTLPYALKLAFSKKQDKSSEGDISHFQSLMTALAATVGTGNIAGVATAVVIGGPGAVFWMWLSAIFGMATKYAEAILAVKYREKDKNGQMAGGPMYYLEKGLKMKWLGVTFAVLAAIAAFGIGNTVQSNSVAAVIESNWGINPWITGILLAIFTGLVLLGGIRSIGRAVAFIVPLMALFYVGAGLILILGNVELVPSAVALIFSDAFTGQAVAGGAIGVVIQYGVARGVFSNEAGLGSAPIAAAAAKTDYPGRQALVSMTQVFIDTIIICSITGIALVMGNLYTGGETGAALTSATFEYFLGPAGAVVVAVGLVFFAYSTILGWSYYGEKCFYYLFRSQTSIIVYRVLFVLAVAVGAGASLDVVWGVADIMNGLMAIPNLIGLLGLSGVVVAETHRFLKQMREEKAQSAGARQEG
- a CDS encoding GntP family permease codes for the protein MDIQLTILGTMLALFVTIGLILIRVAPAYAMMAGALIGGVFGGATLVETVGLMIGGAEGMVGVVLRVLAAGILAGVLIESGAAKTIAESILYKLGETKALLAVSGATMVLTGVGVFIGVAVLTVAPIALSIAKRANLSKMAVLLAISGGGKAGNIISPNPNTIAAAEAFQVPLTSVMFVGVVPALFGIGATYILAKRIRNVGAPVDDTELSSEVKGDSPSLAKALTAPGAAIALLLLQPLFGIHVDPLFALPIGGIVGALIMGKGKHLNAYITSGLEKMAGVAILLLGTGTLAGIIAHSALIEAILNGIDALSLPAYFLAPIAGITMSAATGSTAAATAVAGNVFAPTILELGIHALAGAAMVHAGATVLDHMPHGTFFHITRASVGMAMKERFKLLPYETLVGLVIVIVSTLIFGVFGFLFFS
- a CDS encoding YfhD family protein; translated protein: MNKNPNQKQKQQNSQENMQYQGPYDEVEFSKEFADSEDQEAMARMKEADARASQKKK
- a CDS encoding glycerophosphodiester phosphodiesterase, encoding MINTAIFAHRGASKFFPENTMSAFEAAHLYGADGIEFDVQLSKDLVPVVIHDATLERTTNGLGKVSSYTVEQLKSLSAGEWFGPRFKNEAIPTLEEVLIWASGSGMKLNIELKGAIHQRNHVIQTIIPLIKDYQLIDKVILSSFDHRVIYQAIQHSPEIETAVIVTAALHEPEEYVKRIVGARGYHFLSPLLLEEEARELIKSGVNIRPYTVNEREQLAIYMKWGCQGVFTDDPKLAIEVREQLNC
- a CDS encoding ArsR/SmtB family transcription factor; amino-acid sequence: MEPLKKMTFVSSPVIDLLASMLRVVNHEQLKETEGLGGQVTKEIETWALETRKKVPEEMMKELETFFHHESYLAITLIPLIIKYELYSDVHSFLSALHNLEDEELYYYFINTGFGPDEELTTFSDPSAVISFLNKLNVPETEKWKLSYLIFDGPKTKQRLIKLIERFYYHYYESVEAQVVKDQQKWIDTMTDFTNERTTNYFNTLNKQFVINVEEWEKVIVTPSYFMDFSMLFMSIRKINLTAYVPGIRHIEVQDVGRGEKETLESIRTMTDEKRFKMLQLLNKQPMYGYELAQHLDVSNSTISHHLSALVARQFVQATRRENKVYYEVNQEEIKQVIRSLERLLIK